The genomic region TAACTTTAATCTCAATGGTGCCATGTGTTAATTATAAATTAGAATCATATCAATGGTGCTTAAATTGAATTATCAAAGTATTTAACCAACAGATTAGCATAGTCTAACTATAAAGTGCAACTTATCAATGCCAGTTACAGTAACTGAATGGGAGATTCAGAAATGTGTAAAATTCATATTGTTTTTCCCAGACATATTTTTGAAgaagtgaaaatgtaaccacacAAGACAGCTCTTCAGTTGTCGAACATATTCTACCAATGTTCTGAAATCGCACACTGTTTGTAGCAACGTTACCAacattcatatattttcttGAGGTTACCGTTGAGTCTGCCATATATGCATAGACAATGGACAAAGTACAGTCTGTGTCAGAGGGTCCTATATTATCCAAAAAACAACTTCTACAAAGgtgaaaaaaatcagtcattcATCGAGTTAAGGAGGGAATAAATTGCCACCTACACTGATATAAGGTCCTTTTGTTTAGTGTCgtccattaaaaacattttattgagcTCAGCTGCAAAGACAACAACTCTTGGATCTCTTAACCGACACAGTGGCTTGAAGTCAAGCCTCAATTTCTCTTCTGCCTACTGTTTGCCACAATTCTCAAAggtctttaaaaaaatggcTCCTCTTTGCACATCCATTTATCTGGCTTGTGCATAGCAATGTGGGCGCCTTTAGCTTCAGAGTCATTTCTCCTGAACAGTTTAAAGGGCTTCTCACAATCATTGTGATTGGTCGTTCTTGGGCCCATCAAAAAATCCTTGTTGCTGTCATTGTCTCTGTCACGGGATTGCTTTTTTGGGATGAGATGCATAGAATGATGTGCATTGAGCCTTTTTTTCGGCACTTTCTGTTTTACCTTTGAAGGCGTCAAGGAAAGCAATGGGTCAATGCAGGGTGATGGTGGACCTTTAATGTTTGAGTATGACGTGTCTTGGTATGTCGTCAAAGACATAAAGTCAGTTGTATCCTCAATTTTAGGCTTAATTTTATCAATGGAAAAACCTCCTTCCAGCCTTTCACTTTTTATGTCTGGGCTCCCTTGATTGTCACTGTCTTCTGTTTTGATGGTATCTTGTCTATTGTCTTCACTCAGGTGTGCTGAGTATTTAGAACATGGTGTGAGGCTATCATAATTATATCCCTCCTCATTTATCTCCTGGTGTTTTTTCTCATGGCTTCTCTTGGTGGCAAGGTAGAGAAAACGCTGGGGACAGAAAGAGCAGCGATACTTCTTCTCTGGGTTTGGGCTCCGGGGTGTATTATCGAAGCAGGAGCCGTTTTCCATACAGTTGTTGCAGATGTAATCACCTCCGGCAGGTACTTCACCAgggggaccttgttttccacACGTCCGGCAGAAACATGGGTGGGAACCGATAACATGAGCTCTGAGACCGGTCTCTGTGATAAAAGAGCTGTCACAGATGTCACAGTTGTAGGTGGCCCTGGGGCTGGGGTTCCTGTTAAGACCACGTTTCCCCTCTGCACTAACACCTGAGATGCTCTCGTCTGTCAGCCAACTACTTTTATCAAGGTGGGCTTCACTGGCAGTAattctgtctccagatgtttcGGGATAACGGTGGAACAAAGCTTTTCTGTGCTTGAATCTCaacttcttccttttctttttagcTTTGTAAGAATAGTAGGGACGCCAAAGCATATCAGCTGTGTCACAGTCATTGGGATCCTCGTacgtctctgtctctgtggcaGCAGTGACTTCTTGTCTGAGGCGGAGTCTGGGGCTCTCTGAGTTTTCCCTTGTTGGAGTGCACAGACTCTCTTCCACACTCAGTTCTCTgattctccttttctttctagGGAAGAGCTTAGATCCTTTGATTTGTCGGCGGATAATGGCTTCATTGCCTATTTTCACCGTTATCTGACAGAGAGGCATGGCTGCACCATCCACAGATGGGCCCGGGCATGCGGGTttggcaatgtatgtttctgtctTTGCCCCCACCATCTTATCGCGCACCAGATTCTCAGTGCTTGATTGAAGTATCTCCTTGGTCATTTCCTCAACTCTTTTTGCTGAAGCTGATAGCTCACTCAACTTTTTAACGGTGTTCAAAGAGTTTAAGAATGGCACATTATGACTGATGTGCCCTGAGTTACTTAGAACTGAAGGATCATCCACTGAGGGAGGCTCTGTATCGGGTTGAAAAGAGAAGGTACTAGCGTAGTTGATGAAGGATGAATCTCTATTCTCCCCCTCTTTTCTTGTGCCTCTCTGAATATCCGATTCACTGTCCAGACTTTGATCAATATCTTGGTCCAATGGCTTGTCAAAGCTGATGCGAGGCATGACAGGTGCCACCATCTTTGTCGTTGCCATGAATGTCAGAGGGAATGAAGCGGTATCAGGGTGGCTGATCAGACCACTTTCTTCAAAAGGAGGGATGAGAGAGTTGCTGTCTATTGGAGCTTGGTCCCCTCTCTCAACACTCTCTGAATATGTTTGACTGTACGTCTTGTATTGTCTCTTTCTAAACTTCATGGGCAGAAGCCTGTAGAGTTTGATTGGATAAACGCTGGCTTTCAGCCCACCGTTGGCAGATTTTTTCTTAACAGCTAGACTGGGATCAATGCCGTGAAAAGACTTCTGATGGttctttaaaatataatatgtcatGAATGTCTCGAGGCAGAAAATGCACTGATAGCGGCGTTCACCTGTGTGCCAGATTTCATGCTTGGTACGGTACTCTGCCAAAGCAAACACTTTATTACAATAATGACAGGGATAAGCCCTCTGCCAGGAATGTACATTCTCGTGCCTCTTCAGACTGGATATGGTGACATAGACCCTTTTACACACACTGCAGTTGTATCTCCTCTGACTGCCACCTGGCCTCAGTACCCTCTCACTCTGTGgaggctctgattggtccacatgaGGCGGCTCTGCGATGTAAGGTGTAGAGAGGTCTGCAGAGGGAATCTGTGATGGGATGCTTTCCATGTCGGCCACGTCATCCGAATGGACCTCTTTGGTTGATAAGTCAGTAGCGTCTAGTTTAGGCGGGCCTCTTGCTACTCTGGGACAGACCTGCTCATGGTTGCGTAGTCGTTTGAGGTGTATGAACTTTCTGTGACAAAACTTACAAAACAAATGACTGACAAAACGCTTTTTATGTACCTCTGAGTGAATGGTGAGAagagctttatttgtgaatatCTCTGGACAGTGCTCACACCCGTAGATTGAAATGCTTTCTTCCGGGTGAGGTGAAAGGGTTGGTGGACCTAACTCCATTGGAACATTGTCAGTGGCTATAGGAAGCCCATGGTCtatatttctgtctgtttctgcctCTGAAAAAAGTGGAGGTGGTGTCATGGCTGCAGTAGGTGCTGCAGAAACACCATCAGGTAATGTGGGGGTTATTGCATTTGGTTTATCTGTCTGTGGTTCAGCTGGTGTTGGAAGTATACTTTTACCCAAAGTGCCTCTCAGTCTGTGGCGTTTTTTAAGTGGGCCTGCGTTCCTGTAAATTAGTTGCTTTTGCTGTGATATTGCTGGCTTACAGACCTTCTTGTTGTCCCACTGACTGCTGTCCTTGCCTTCCGTAGATTTGCTCACTGCATATGAGTGCTCTGAGAGGGCTTGCGTTGTCTCATTGCTCCCATTGAGGCAAGAGGTTGTGGGGCAACTTGATGGGACCTGTCCCGCATCTGGTGGCTGCCTCTCCCCATCGGTTTGAACCAGAGGGGTGAAAAGATTGTTCCCAGGACACACTTCAGTGATGGAAAAGGCATTGGTGATGCGTGGCCCTTTTGCACTGTCTATCTCGTCGGGCCTGGGagcttctttctttgttttttgagaCAATGGGGCTGTGCTGGGATCTGTGTATTTCACACATTCATCATGCTTCTCTTGTTCTGCAAGCTTCTCTAAAAAAGGGATTCCAAGTCTTTTTCCAGCTGCCACTAGCCTCCCTGTGTCCTCTGCTCCAGGTGTGGTCACCTTTGAGCAGTAGATAAAGTTGAGAATACTGGCGAACACCTCAGACTTCAGGTCCATCAGCTCCAGCACTTGGCTCGAGCTCCACGTCTCAGGGGTTGTCAGAGCGTTCCTGAAGTACCCGCTGCAGGCTGCCAGGATGTTCCTGTGGGCCCGAAACTTAACATCTTCCACCACGATGGTAACATCACAGAAGAGGCCTTGGGAGCGCTGCTCGTTGAGTTTGCTTAGCACAGTGTGAGGGTGAGCACTATCCATCAGGTTCTGAGTGCATGGGGACACCACAGTCATCTaaataaagaagagaagaaatatcAGCTTATAACAAAATGGTGGATCTGGATAATATTGTAAAAAATATCCAGAAGAtgtgtgtacattttgtatttgaaaatattttagcTCTTCTAGTGTTATAACACTAGATGGCAGTAATGTCCTGGCAGATGAGCTCCAGTGCCAACAGTCTGGTCAACAGCTCTGGTGAGTCAAGGCATCATAATCTCCATCCTGTTTCATTAAAGAAAATCCCTgcatagggttagggttagtttaAACCTTCATGAATGGGTCACCTACTGAGTTAAGGACAGACAATAGGATCATCAAAAGATTATCTATTGTAAATTGTGAAACCTTATGGAACTGATGCAGACTTCTGACACCACTATCTGAAAGTCTTTAcctgtcttttgttttcctgtatCCTATTCTTGTTTCCCCTGTGTAGAAGCAATCTTTAATCTCTCCTCAAGGCTAAATAAGGTATTGTTTAAAGCCTTGTTTCATTCTATTATTGTAGGGAAGACCTCATTGATGGACTAACAAATACATCGTTTTGATGGAGGATGGTTCTCAGCGCAGAATAGACCCCCTAACTTCTGGATAAAGGGATAGATTCAGGATTTATTTCTCACTGTGACTTTAACATTACGTGTTTGgatcatgataaaaaaaaaaaaaaatcggcaTATTTAGATGGCTTGTATCTATATGTAAATTCAGAAGGGAAGAATTTGGCCTTGATGGAGGTATGCACCTATTGATTGCCAATTAAAAATTATGTGGGAAGGCATGTTGACAATACTAATGACACTGTTGGTACtgcaagaaaaatgttttggtcaAAGGACGCTAAATTTGTGCCAAACATGTTGCCTCTGTCCTGTAATTGTAGTGTGAAGGTTGCAATTCAAAAGTTTTTTTGATATTGAGACCAAATGCTTGATGCCTTAATAACGTCCAATATGCAATGGCTTCTGGTCTGCCCACTAATTTCCTTTCTGTTCAgttgatcattttctttgtggattaattacttttttatacACGGAATATTGTTGTTATGACCACCCCCAGTAGGCTATGAACTAATCGCAAAACCAAGCCACGAGAGTACTCCCATCTTTCTAAGAACAACAACTGTACTCTTAATGTGAGAGGTCTTAACTTGAACCTGGAAAAATATGCTGCAGGGCATTCAGTCATACATTTATTTGCTATTATCACTTATTATAATTCAATTTTGATGGTAATCTATTTGGTGTGCTACCACAGCTCTGCATTAGCTCTGGTTCAGTCGTCTAGGTTAATGTGAAAATGACATGCAGACAGTTATGCACTGATGACTCATACGTTCCCTTCTTCGGTTGTTTGTCAGTCGGCTGTAGAGAGGCGCCCTTTTACTTTCCTCGTGTACGTTTTTTTGTCAACTTTAACGACAGGGAACAGTTAATTGATGCCTCATGAGTGAAATGGCTGCCAGGAAGTTCCActgttgtaatgtaatgtagcaCAGAAGTACAGTGATCACTGCcatgaaaagtagaaacaatAACATCTCTAACCTATTCAAAGAAGCTGCTGTATAAATAACATTGTAATACTATATAAATACTACATAGGGACACACATCTTCCAGTTGTTACACCTGGGCACACACTTCTGTACTTCTGGTCAGACAGGGAATTACATAGTTTTCGCATATCGACAAAGCAGCATTTGTGGATTCATTTGATTTTGACAGTAAACTACCATAATCTACAATATGCAACCCCTAGAGGAAGTTAAAGTTCATCCATTCTTACAGGGAAACAGGATGTATCACTCAGCATGTTGTTCTAATAGTGGCCTACTGATATCAGAGTCAGTTTGGTTTGAGTCCATACTGAGTCATTTAGCGTGCCTCATGTAGCATGCTGACTGTACCCGCTAAGACTCACTCAGCCTGTTCTTGTAAGTGATGAATCATTGCACCTGCATCGCCTTTAATTAAATATCCAATTTAAGATCAgagagaagttgtttttttatattactGCTGTTTTTTCACTGTGATTCAAAGTCATACAGTGACTTTGCTATTTAGCATGAGACCATGATTTCCTTTCTTCCGGAGATGCTTTTGCGATCTGCTGCCCCGGAGGCACCATGATTATATTTTATGTCTCTCCCTCGCATGCTCTTTGTCATTATGCCATATGAGATTTAGTCAGCGCAGAGTGTATTACAGTCAAGTTACATTAAAATACCGGAAATGTTTATCATTataatgtttataatgtttATCAGGGATGAGGAGTGCCATATCGACATGCATATAAGAAGTCAAATATATAACAACTGATTTGAGctggaaatgttattttttgctGTTCTGATTCCAGAAGTCTTACATCAATTAATTATCCTGtgatcttgagaaaacaaaaatcatttcaatCAATTATCTCATCACCTCAGGATATCTGCCTCTTGTCTTCTCGATATGATATATAAAGTAACCTGTTATCACCAGAAAACAAGCGTTGTTATCTCGAgataaagaaataattaacttgatCTCGAGATGagagcaaaaataaatgcaagCATGGCTGCTCTTGGCTTCCGTAGAATCTAACTTTGTTTCGTGGTTTGCTTATTTTTCTGTGCTCTGCATCACGCATCGTTTGTAATTCTTCAAGGTAACGGATTTAAAGGTATTTTTTGTTAAACTACAAAGTGATGTAGGTCATTTAATGGTgatatcattttaatttttttccctaATTTCCAGTTCCACGTTCGTGCAACAAATGCAATATGGCCGCCGTTCTCTAAGCGTCTCAggctgctgaaaacacaacctgCCTCCTGCCTTCTTTCTCAGACAGGCCTCCGTTGTCATGGCAACATGCTATGGCGCAGCACTTATTGGGATTCAGCTGGATGGCAAGTGACCGTGTTAGCTGTCCGGGTATTCGGTCCCCTCTCTCCCACAAACATCCTGCCCTCTCTGAGAACCTGCAACACACAGCAATCTACAGAGCAATCGAGGTTTGCTTTGTCTCCGCGTTAATGtactttgtgtatgtgtattggtctgtgtgtctttgtctgcaGGAGAAATGCTACCCAAAGGACTTTCTCATCTGATAACAGCAAGTGATGTGCCACCGCTTTTATACTAATTTCTCAGTTGGTGCAGCTCACAGAAACGGTTTCATCTTTTcctctttgttgtcattttactttaccactttcacttttaacaaTTTATACCAATTGTTGTGGTTTTGTGCCACCACATGCTGAGCGGAAATTTTGAATTTGTCATCAGTGCTTATGATTTTGCCACACCCCAACCTTCTTTTACCTTCAGAGCTcatgtgaaatatttttttaagtctcgacttgtaaaataaaaatccccACATGCTAAACCACAAACCAAGAAATGACAGTGTAGCATACAGACAGTCTTGTCAAACAAAGAGCGAAATATCAAAGCAAAAGACACTTCACGCACCTCTGCAAAGCGTACTTCCGCAACAAAACAGGTTATAAATTGAGGGGAAACCATGCAAAACATACCTTAGTAAATCAGAGAAAACGATGCTGGGCGGACAGGAACAGTGTTGTGCAGTATCCCTTTTCTACAACCCTCAACATACCCAACTATACGTGAAAAACAGTTTCGTGATGGCAATGcgaaagtagtttttttttctatgatggTCGCTGAACGGTGGTGTTGTCAGAAGCAGAGCTTCTTCTGAcgtctttcttcctctccctccctctctgtgtgcagATCTCTCAAGCTCCAACGTCCTTCGCCTCTGTCCATGCAGCCCAGGTCCTGGGCTAGATCTGCCCTGCCCTCCTCTGACTGTCCCTCTTCTGTCTTGCTACAGCTATAGAAATAACTCGCAGTTACTCACAGCTATACAGCATGTAGCTAAACCGGAGTATGGGTCTGCCTTTGTGCTAGCTGGGCAACTGAAGCGTTCGCTCTGGAGCCACTGAGCAGGAAACGGCAACTTTTATTAAGCATGGCAGAGGGCTGTAGGGAGAGCGGAGAGATGCTGGGTGCTACATCACACACGAGCTCAGTAGTCGATGCTACAGCCAGAGAGAACACTCAGCTGTATTGCTGGTAGCAGCGTAGAGTGAGGAGTGCAACAAATGCCGTATTAAACCTCCCCAGCACTGCATCAACTAGATCCCGATGCATCGATGTTGACCAAAAGCAAAAAATCTTTTGCATGAAACTGAATTATCTGTATAGAACATAGATCATGCACCTTGAATGCATAACGCTACATCATCTGTTTCAGGCTTGTGCACACAGACTCTCTGTCTGTGCAGCAGTATATTACACCAAAGCCCTCCGTCCGTGCTTACGCAGTCACTGTGGTTAGGTAATGCAGAAGCCGAGAGAAGATGGCAGAATCCGCTGTCCTATTATGCATCACAGCAGTCACAGGACAGATGTTCATCGATCGACATCGATGCGCTCTCTCACATTTGCAGTAAGCGTGCAAACTGAATGCAAGGctgagggggaagagagagtcCTGCTATCAGTGGGGACTCTCGGTATACCTATATAGACGCTGCTGATTGATGCAAAAGCAGCAGATGCGTCAGCACTGCAGacgagggggaggggaggaagctgaACCCGACATGGCACTGTGAGCCTCTCGCTAGCCTCTGAGCTCGGAAGCAGCTCTTTTATTTACACAACTCAGTGTAGTCATATGACTGTGTGGGTCCTCTCCTCATGCTGGCTGAGACCTACTTTAATCTAGTTTCAGTGCCACGTAATTGTATGTACTGTTGAGTTCAAAAGACAAAGTAGCAGGTGCCATATCATTATGCATGCACTAATTTCCCTAAAGGAATGAAATGTGCTGTTCAAGGAGTGCCTGTGCTTTCGTCTCTTGAAATACAGTCAGCAATCACGCTAAATCTTAGCTGATGTATTGtccttttcccttttctgtcCTTGATATATCCCATTATGTGGGTTTAATGAACACACAATT from Sparus aurata chromosome 2, fSpaAur1.1, whole genome shotgun sequence harbors:
- the zbtb38 gene encoding zinc finger and BTB domain-containing protein 38 translates to MTVVSPCTQNLMDSAHPHTVLSKLNEQRSQGLFCDVTIVVEDVKFRAHRNILAACSGYFRNALTTPETWSSSQVLELMDLKSEVFASILNFIYCSKVTTPGAEDTGRLVAAGKRLGIPFLEKLAEQEKHDECVKYTDPSTAPLSQKTKKEAPRPDEIDSAKGPRITNAFSITEVCPGNNLFTPLVQTDGERQPPDAGQVPSSCPTTSCLNGSNETTQALSEHSYAVSKSTEGKDSSQWDNKKVCKPAISQQKQLIYRNAGPLKKRHRLRGTLGKSILPTPAEPQTDKPNAITPTLPDGVSAAPTAAMTPPPLFSEAETDRNIDHGLPIATDNVPMELGPPTLSPHPEESISIYGCEHCPEIFTNKALLTIHSEVHKKRFVSHLFCKFCHRKFIHLKRLRNHEQVCPRVARGPPKLDATDLSTKEVHSDDVADMESIPSQIPSADLSTPYIAEPPHVDQSEPPQSERVLRPGGSQRRYNCSVCKRVYVTISSLKRHENVHSWQRAYPCHYCNKVFALAEYRTKHEIWHTGERRYQCIFCLETFMTYYILKNHQKSFHGIDPSLAVKKKSANGGLKASVYPIKLYRLLPMKFRKRQYKTYSQTYSESVERGDQAPIDSNSLIPPFEESGLISHPDTASFPLTFMATTKMVAPVMPRISFDKPLDQDIDQSLDSESDIQRGTRKEGENRDSSFINYASTFSFQPDTEPPSVDDPSVLSNSGHISHNVPFLNSLNTVKKLSELSASAKRVEEMTKEILQSSTENLVRDKMVGAKTETYIAKPACPGPSVDGAAMPLCQITVKIGNEAIIRRQIKGSKLFPRKKRRIRELSVEESLCTPTRENSESPRLRLRQEVTAATETETYEDPNDCDTADMLWRPYYSYKAKKKRKKLRFKHRKALFHRYPETSGDRITASEAHLDKSSWLTDESISGVSAEGKRGLNRNPSPRATYNCDICDSSFITETGLRAHVIGSHPCFCRTCGKQGPPGEVPAGGDYICNNCMENGSCFDNTPRSPNPEKKYRCSFCPQRFLYLATKRSHEKKHQEINEEGYNYDSLTPCSKYSAHLSEDNRQDTIKTEDSDNQGSPDIKSERLEGGFSIDKIKPKIEDTTDFMSLTTYQDTSYSNIKGPPSPCIDPLLSLTPSKVKQKVPKKRLNAHHSMHLIPKKQSRDRDNDSNKDFLMGPRTTNHNDCEKPFKLFRRNDSEAKGAHIAMHKPDKWMCKEEPFF